In the Chlorobium limicola DSM 245 genome, one interval contains:
- the smc gene encoding chromosome segregation protein SMC, producing MYLSKIEILGFKSFAHRVRISFDKGLTAIVGPNGCGKTNVVDAIRWVLGEQRTTLLRSAKMENIIFNGSKNLKPLSLTEVSITIENTRNVLPTEYTEVTVTRRLYRNGESDYLLNQVPCRLKDILDLFTDTGMGSDAYSVIELKMIEEIISNKSEERLKLFEEAAGITRYKQRRKQTFKQLESASRDLARVDDVIAEVEKKVRSLKLQVKKAEKLRELKSEIRTTDLLLAGLTLHDELEKLDPLKKQIEHEECLCHELAATIAGRESELQDAELLQLRHEEELSASQKALNGISAVIHDLEKNLLLHEEQQKSLFAAINSIRITLKEKQEKILMLEKRKDELLERKKPLEKNCNDRLEEYRKLSGEQDRLNLELQAHRSGIAETRKEISEREKALNRLILEKNGLETRKQQLRSLVQRAESSRNAAMQKTEESTILRKQLESEISRQASLLEQASDDERRLKNRIEELGTAIEMQKEELLSLRAERASVDNRISLADAVLENFEGLPEGIEFLEKQKSSEADQGCLADMISLDPAYRKAVHAALGEALSYYVCRSITEAKQSMQQLRLSKKGKLHFLVLDHIARISDNETPVREGGRRMMDIIGYPEALSAALNNLLFRYYLVDTLDTAENMSRQDPDAVFVTPEGEKFSGRGLLYGGSSSNSEGVRLGKKAERDLLLNRHTLLQSKITGTEVTLRQLQEELESVKKERQRVQTEKLQQEIRVQEKKLAHIEAEEHALRQTIRHAEQEVAELLAAVTQLDLDSAAFVPEITEKENGLRLLLENIQQDQERLTGLETRHHRLSHDVQACQSLHRDAELELEKLLFSLNASSQTLRAVHDDIRKLERETADTTEKINRTELTVTGLKQQLESHLLSAAAGQESLEKLESVCRELQSGNQQSRTIQRELRRKHEVSRELVDQLVQQQSQAEQQLDHLLTSIQVRYGCELKTVEPSELPHDFDRASSADRLAVLQKQREQFGAVNELALEEYESEKERLDFLITQKEDLFSAESQLRDTIEEINKTALLKFRETYAAVRKNFITIFHELFDPEDEVDLLCSSTEDPLDAHIEIVAKPRGKKPLSIEQLSGGEKALTALSLLFAIYLVKPSPFCILDEVDAPLDDANVGRFIKLLKKFENNTQFIIVTHNKKSMASCQALYGVTMEEEGVSKLIPVRLEKTGF from the coding sequence AATACCAGAAACGTCCTGCCGACCGAATACACCGAAGTAACCGTTACCCGGAGGCTTTACAGGAACGGAGAGAGCGACTACCTGCTCAACCAGGTTCCCTGCCGTCTGAAGGATATTCTCGATCTTTTTACCGATACGGGAATGGGAAGCGATGCCTATTCGGTAATAGAGCTGAAAATGATCGAAGAGATCATCAGCAATAAAAGCGAAGAGAGGTTGAAGCTTTTTGAAGAGGCGGCAGGAATCACGCGCTACAAGCAGCGCAGAAAACAGACCTTCAAACAGCTTGAAAGCGCTTCGAGAGATCTGGCCAGAGTGGACGACGTCATTGCCGAAGTGGAAAAAAAAGTAAGAAGCCTGAAGCTGCAGGTAAAAAAGGCCGAAAAACTCAGGGAACTGAAAAGCGAGATCAGAACGACCGATCTCCTGCTGGCCGGCCTTACCCTGCATGATGAGCTCGAAAAACTCGACCCCCTGAAAAAACAGATCGAACATGAAGAGTGCCTCTGTCATGAACTGGCGGCAACAATAGCCGGGCGCGAGAGCGAACTGCAGGATGCTGAACTGCTGCAGCTCCGCCATGAAGAGGAGCTTTCGGCCTCGCAGAAAGCGCTGAACGGAATCAGCGCGGTGATTCATGACCTTGAAAAAAACCTGCTGCTGCATGAAGAGCAGCAAAAAAGCCTTTTCGCAGCAATAAACAGCATCAGAATTACGCTGAAGGAGAAACAAGAGAAAATTCTCATGCTCGAGAAACGAAAGGATGAACTGCTGGAAAGAAAAAAACCTCTTGAAAAGAACTGTAACGATCGTCTGGAAGAGTACAGAAAGCTCTCCGGAGAACAGGACCGCCTGAACCTTGAACTGCAGGCTCATCGATCCGGAATTGCCGAAACGCGAAAGGAGATTTCGGAACGTGAAAAAGCGCTTAATCGGCTCATTCTTGAAAAAAACGGTCTGGAAACCCGAAAGCAGCAGCTTCGGTCACTGGTGCAACGAGCCGAAAGCTCCAGGAACGCGGCGATGCAGAAGACCGAAGAATCGACGATATTGCGAAAACAGCTCGAGTCGGAAATTTCCAGGCAGGCATCACTGCTTGAACAGGCAAGTGATGATGAACGAAGGCTGAAAAACAGGATCGAGGAGCTCGGCACCGCCATCGAAATGCAGAAGGAAGAGCTGCTCTCCCTTCGCGCTGAACGGGCAAGTGTCGATAACCGGATTTCGCTGGCAGATGCGGTACTTGAAAATTTTGAAGGGCTGCCGGAGGGCATCGAATTTCTTGAAAAGCAGAAATCTTCCGAAGCGGATCAGGGATGTCTCGCCGACATGATTTCGCTTGATCCTGCATATCGAAAAGCGGTACACGCAGCGCTCGGCGAGGCTCTGAGCTATTATGTATGCCGCTCGATCACCGAAGCGAAACAGTCGATGCAACAGCTCCGTCTGTCGAAAAAAGGAAAACTTCATTTTCTGGTTCTTGACCATATCGCCAGGATATCCGATAACGAAACGCCGGTGCGGGAAGGCGGCCGACGCATGATGGATATCATCGGCTATCCCGAAGCGCTGTCGGCAGCTTTGAACAATCTGCTTTTCAGGTATTATCTGGTTGATACGCTCGATACTGCCGAAAACATGTCCCGGCAGGATCCCGATGCGGTATTCGTGACTCCGGAAGGCGAAAAATTCAGCGGCAGAGGCCTGCTCTACGGAGGGAGTTCCAGCAACAGCGAAGGGGTCCGGCTCGGTAAAAAAGCCGAAAGGGATCTGTTGCTGAACAGACACACTCTTCTGCAATCGAAAATCACCGGAACAGAGGTTACCCTTCGTCAGCTTCAGGAAGAACTTGAATCCGTAAAAAAAGAACGGCAACGAGTGCAGACGGAAAAACTGCAGCAGGAAATCCGGGTTCAGGAAAAAAAACTTGCCCATATCGAAGCTGAAGAGCATGCCCTCCGGCAAACCATCCGGCATGCGGAGCAGGAGGTTGCCGAACTGCTTGCCGCAGTGACACAGCTTGATTTGGATTCGGCGGCTTTCGTCCCGGAGATTACTGAAAAAGAAAACGGGCTGCGGCTCTTGCTGGAAAACATTCAGCAGGACCAGGAACGGCTGACCGGTCTCGAAACCCGGCACCACAGACTCAGCCACGATGTTCAGGCATGCCAGAGCCTCCACAGGGACGCAGAACTCGAACTGGAAAAGCTGCTGTTCAGCCTCAATGCGAGCAGTCAGACCCTGCGGGCTGTTCATGACGATATCAGGAAACTTGAACGGGAAACGGCAGATACCACAGAAAAAATCAACAGAACGGAACTGACGGTCACCGGGTTGAAACAACAGCTGGAAAGTCATCTTCTGAGTGCGGCCGCCGGGCAGGAATCCCTGGAAAAGCTTGAAAGCGTCTGCAGGGAACTGCAATCCGGAAATCAGCAATCCCGAACAATCCAGAGAGAGTTGCGCAGAAAACATGAAGTGAGTCGCGAACTGGTCGACCAGCTCGTTCAGCAGCAGTCGCAGGCCGAACAACAGCTCGATCATCTCCTGACCTCGATTCAGGTGCGCTACGGCTGTGAGCTGAAAACCGTCGAACCGTCCGAACTGCCCCATGATTTCGACAGGGCTTCGTCGGCAGACAGACTCGCCGTATTGCAGAAACAGCGTGAACAGTTTGGCGCGGTCAATGAACTGGCGCTTGAAGAGTATGAGTCTGAAAAAGAGCGGCTTGATTTCCTGATCACCCAGAAGGAGGATCTGTTCTCTGCAGAGAGCCAGCTGCGCGATACCATTGAAGAAATAAACAAAACGGCACTGCTGAAGTTCAGGGAAACATACGCGGCGGTGAGAAAAAACTTCATCACCATATTCCACGAACTTTTTGATCCGGAAGACGAAGTCGACCTCCTTTGCAGCAGTACGGAAGACCCGCTCGATGCGCATATAGAAATCGTCGCCAAACCGAGAGGGAAAAAGCCGTTGTCCATAGAGCAGCTCAGCGGAGGAGAGAAAGCATTGACCGCCCTCTCCCTCCTGTTTGCTATCTATCTTGTCAAACCAAGTCCCTTCTGCATTCTCGATGAAGTGGACGCTCCGCTCGATGACGCCAATGTTGGCCGGTTCATTAAACTCTTGAAAAAATTTGAGAATAACACTCAATTTATTATTGTTACGCACAACAAGAAATCCATGGCCTCCTGCCAGGCGCTGTATGGTGTAACCATGGAAGAAGAGGGCGTATCGAAACTGATTCCCGTTCGGCTTGAAAAAACAGGCTTTTGA
- a CDS encoding HAD family hydrolase — MLKKLVLFDIDGTLLRIGCINRQILINALKEIYGTEGSAGHHDFSGKMDSSIIYEVLSDTELEQHEIEAKFDAVKQSYIRRFRAETRSSDITLMAGVRELLETLAQRTDLLLGILTGNFEASGRHKLKLPGIDHYFSLGAFADDGFHRSELPPVAVERAFRLTGKQFSGRDIVIIGDTVHDITCAKAVQAHSIAVATGNVSLLELSKNHPDTLLENLSRTENVIHSILNP, encoded by the coding sequence ATGCTGAAAAAACTGGTGTTATTTGATATTGACGGAACTCTGCTCAGGATTGGATGTATCAATCGGCAGATCCTCATCAATGCCCTGAAAGAGATCTACGGCACTGAAGGAAGTGCAGGCCATCACGATTTTTCCGGCAAGATGGACAGCTCCATCATTTATGAGGTACTCAGTGATACCGAGCTTGAACAGCACGAAATCGAGGCAAAATTCGATGCTGTCAAGCAATCCTATATCAGAAGGTTCCGTGCAGAAACCAGGTCGTCTGATATCACCCTTATGGCAGGAGTACGTGAACTGCTTGAAACGCTTGCGCAACGAACCGATCTGCTGCTCGGAATTCTGACGGGCAATTTCGAAGCATCCGGAAGACATAAACTCAAACTGCCCGGCATAGACCACTACTTCTCCCTGGGAGCATTTGCCGACGACGGATTCCACCGGAGCGAACTTCCGCCTGTTGCCGTTGAACGGGCATTCCGTTTAACCGGAAAACAATTTTCCGGTCGCGATATTGTCATCATCGGCGATACCGTTCATGACATAACCTGCGCAAAAGCGGTGCAGGCACACTCCATTGCCGTAGCTACCGGCAATGTATCGTTGCTCGAACTGAGCAAAAACCATCCGGACACGCTTTTGGAAAACTTAAGCCGGACAGAGAACGTTATCCATTCTATTCTCAATCCATAA
- the nusB gene encoding transcription antitermination factor NusB, with translation MKTYRRQIREKILQALYTIELRDTDIDSAAGWLLTQEILDDPNAMKFFNMLIGSIKAHMSEIDCYIERHTFNWDMSRIAIIDKNILRMALAEILYCEDIPPKVSINEAIEIAKKFSSTEKSSKFVNGILDAIFNELKTDGKIHKNGRGLIDHSTAKLHKNETSK, from the coding sequence ATGAAGACCTACCGAAGACAGATCAGGGAAAAAATATTACAGGCGCTCTATACCATCGAACTTCGTGATACCGATATCGATTCCGCAGCAGGATGGCTCCTCACCCAAGAGATTCTTGATGACCCCAATGCGATGAAGTTTTTCAATATGCTCATCGGAAGCATCAAGGCGCATATGAGCGAAATAGATTGTTATATCGAACGGCATACCTTCAACTGGGATATGAGCCGTATCGCAATCATCGACAAGAACATCCTCCGGATGGCTCTGGCAGAAATCCTCTACTGTGAAGACATTCCGCCAAAAGTTTCTATCAATGAAGCCATCGAGATTGCCAAGAAATTCAGCAGCACGGAAAAAAGCAGTAAATTCGTCAACGGCATTCTCGATGCGATTTTCAACGAGCTGAAAACGGATGGTAAAATTCATAAAAACGGCAGAGGCCTCATCGACCACTCGACAGCAAAATTGCATAAAAACGAAACCAGCAAATAA
- a CDS encoding metallophosphoesterase family protein has protein sequence MQEKTKIRGPLTENRRIIAIGDIHGCLFSLQHLLEKLQLQPLDQLVFLGDYIDRGPRSKEVIGTLIDLHEQYSCFFLMGNHELMFLRYLENRDPVSWFYNGGQATLESYGSSNGLDFPEEHVAFIKNCSFTFETGHYFFAHGGLDPELTVRDNVKYYQPEDFCWQRVHMRTSFLESRSYRWEKTLVCAHTPVPQPVLLDRLIAIDTGCVYHENPLLGKLTAVILPEREIVQTDNLD, from the coding sequence TTGCAGGAGAAAACGAAGATTCGGGGTCCGCTCACGGAAAATCGGCGGATCATAGCTATAGGAGATATTCACGGATGCCTCTTCTCCCTGCAGCATCTTCTCGAAAAGCTTCAGCTGCAGCCACTCGATCAGCTTGTTTTTCTGGGTGATTATATCGATCGGGGACCTCGGTCAAAAGAGGTTATCGGCACACTGATCGATCTTCATGAGCAATATTCCTGTTTTTTTCTCATGGGAAACCACGAGCTCATGTTTCTGCGGTATCTTGAAAACCGCGATCCGGTCAGCTGGTTCTATAACGGAGGACAAGCGACTCTCGAATCGTATGGAAGCAGTAACGGACTCGATTTTCCTGAAGAACATGTCGCTTTTATTAAAAACTGCAGCTTCACTTTCGAAACCGGGCACTATTTTTTTGCCCACGGCGGCCTCGACCCCGAACTCACGGTCAGGGATAATGTCAAATACTACCAGCCGGAGGATTTCTGCTGGCAGCGTGTCCATATGAGAACCTCCTTTCTTGAAAGCAGAAGCTACCGGTGGGAGAAAACACTTGTCTGCGCTCACACCCCCGTGCCGCAACCGGTACTGCTCGATCGTCTTATCGCCATCGATACGGGATGCGTTTACCATGAAAACCCTCTGCTCGGAAAACTTACTGCAGTAATTCTTCCGGAAAGAGAGATAGTGCAAACCGATAATCTCGACTGA
- the nth gene encoding endonuclease III yields MSFSVEEKIGFIRTALGRIYPEPKSELIYDSPFQLLIATILAAQATDKQVNILTKKLFDVCPDATTMSMTDPETIRDLVRSINYCNNKAKNILAVSKKLVEEYEGEVPASREALESLPGVGRKTANVVLSNAFRQPVMPVDTHVHRVSNRIGLVKTSKPENTETELIKVIPEAWVIDFHHYLLLHGRYTCKAKKPECQGCVLRDICDWPEKS; encoded by the coding sequence ATGAGTTTCTCTGTAGAAGAAAAAATCGGCTTTATCAGGACAGCGCTTGGCCGGATCTATCCCGAACCAAAAAGCGAACTGATCTACGACTCCCCTTTTCAGCTGCTGATTGCGACTATTCTTGCCGCGCAGGCTACCGACAAACAGGTTAACATACTCACCAAAAAGCTCTTCGACGTTTGCCCGGATGCGACAACGATGAGCATGACGGATCCGGAAACCATCAGGGATCTTGTCCGTTCGATAAACTATTGCAACAACAAGGCAAAGAATATCCTTGCGGTCAGCAAAAAGCTGGTCGAGGAGTATGAAGGAGAGGTGCCTGCATCGAGGGAAGCGCTGGAAAGCCTGCCGGGGGTCGGCAGAAAAACCGCCAATGTCGTTCTGAGCAACGCTTTCCGGCAGCCGGTCATGCCGGTCGATACCCATGTGCACCGGGTATCGAACCGGATCGGACTGGTTAAAACGTCAAAACCCGAGAATACCGAAACCGAACTTATCAAGGTCATTCCCGAGGCCTGGGTTATCGATTTCCACCACTATCTCCTGCTGCATGGCCGTTATACCTGCAAGGCAAAAAAGCCTGAATGTCAGGGATGCGTGCTCAGGGATATCTGCGACTGGCCCGAAAAAAGCTGA
- the pabB gene encoding aminodeoxychorismate synthase component I — MVRSRAGMAPRSSQSLFSKPGTLWFETAGTGRKGGEALLFTDPVDTLTLTSRSGLYDFFLAIEKKRDAGFFLAGWLGYEAGCGFEPLVTRSPSSPPGAPLAWFGVYENPQCFVGSDIDAFLAGASEPCMVSRLQFDYAEDDYVVVIRAIKEQIAAGNVYQVNFTGRYRFAFSGSPQTLFLTLRSSQPSAYTAFLNTGDRVVLSLSPELFFRCSGGMIETMPMKGTAPRGETPEEDALMKHGLSRCEKNRAENLMIVDLLRNDLGRICLPGSVHAGELFATETYPTLHQMVSTIRGRLAEHIGLYDIFRALFPSGSVTGAPKISAMQLIGELEPTSRGIYTGAIGIVKPDGDMVFNVAIRTIEISGQTGTYGSGSGIVWDSDPLQEFRECMLKARIISDEVQEIPELFETLLWAGRYLWLDEHLGRIRTSAAALGVSFQENEARYRLDRLDCALAACGGRFKVRLRLSGEGRITVGHEPIDATPSEKPLKLCSAAERIASTDFLRYHKTGSRKLYDRFYRLALDHGYNEVVFFNEREEVAEAAVSNIIIRSGTLYYTPPVTSGLLDGIYRSYFLRTRSECIEKVLFIDDLLAADAIYLCNSVRGMRRAIFDGTQLTGNG, encoded by the coding sequence ATGGTGCGTAGTCGTGCAGGAATGGCGCCCCGTTCCTCTCAATCTCTCTTTTCAAAACCCGGGACACTCTGGTTTGAAACAGCGGGAACCGGCCGAAAGGGAGGAGAGGCGCTGCTTTTTACTGATCCTGTCGATACCCTTACCCTTACATCACGTTCCGGACTGTACGATTTTTTTCTGGCAATCGAGAAAAAACGGGATGCAGGTTTTTTTCTGGCCGGATGGCTGGGTTACGAGGCCGGTTGCGGATTTGAGCCGTTGGTGACCCGTTCGCCTTCTTCGCCGCCAGGAGCGCCTCTTGCCTGGTTCGGGGTTTATGAGAACCCGCAGTGTTTTGTCGGGTCGGATATCGATGCATTTCTGGCCGGGGCGAGTGAGCCATGTATGGTCAGCCGGCTTCAGTTTGATTATGCCGAGGATGACTATGTGGTGGTTATACGGGCCATAAAAGAGCAGATAGCCGCAGGAAACGTCTATCAGGTGAACTTTACCGGCCGCTACCGGTTCGCTTTCAGCGGCTCGCCGCAAACGCTGTTTTTAACATTGCGGAGCAGTCAGCCTTCCGCCTATACGGCTTTTCTCAATACCGGTGACAGGGTTGTGCTTTCGTTGTCGCCGGAGCTGTTTTTCAGGTGCAGCGGAGGAATGATCGAGACGATGCCCATGAAGGGCACCGCCCCGAGAGGGGAGACTCCCGAAGAGGATGCGCTGATGAAGCACGGGCTTTCCCGATGCGAAAAAAACCGGGCAGAGAACCTGATGATCGTCGATCTTCTGCGAAACGATCTTGGCCGAATCTGTCTTCCGGGCTCCGTTCATGCCGGTGAACTGTTCGCTACCGAGACCTATCCGACCCTGCACCAGATGGTATCCACGATACGCGGCAGGCTTGCGGAGCATATTGGGCTTTACGATATCTTTCGCGCGCTTTTCCCCTCAGGTTCGGTAACCGGCGCACCTAAAATAAGCGCCATGCAGCTTATCGGCGAACTTGAGCCGACGTCAAGAGGAATCTACACCGGAGCTATCGGTATTGTGAAGCCGGATGGCGATATGGTTTTCAATGTCGCTATCCGTACCATAGAGATTTCCGGTCAAACGGGCACGTACGGTTCTGGCAGCGGGATTGTGTGGGATTCGGATCCATTGCAGGAGTTTCGGGAGTGCATGCTCAAGGCCAGGATTATCAGTGATGAAGTTCAGGAAATTCCGGAGCTTTTCGAGACACTGCTCTGGGCAGGAAGATATCTCTGGCTTGATGAACATCTCGGGAGGATCCGAACCTCGGCAGCTGCGCTTGGAGTTTCCTTTCAGGAAAATGAGGCCCGTTACCGGCTTGACCGGCTCGATTGCGCACTTGCTGCTTGCGGTGGACGCTTCAAGGTGAGGTTGAGGCTTTCCGGTGAAGGTCGCATTACCGTCGGGCATGAACCGATCGATGCGACTCCTTCGGAAAAGCCGCTGAAGCTCTGCTCTGCGGCAGAGCGCATTGCCTCGACGGATTTTCTCCGATATCACAAAACCGGTTCGCGGAAACTCTATGACCGTTTCTACCGCCTGGCGCTCGATCATGGGTATAATGAGGTGGTGTTTTTCAATGAACGGGAAGAGGTTGCTGAAGCGGCAGTCAGCAATATCATAATCCGCAGTGGAACTCTTTACTATACACCGCCGGTAACCTCGGGTCTGCTCGATGGTATATACCGGAGTTATTTTTTACGCACCCGTTCGGAATGCATCGAAAAAGTGCTTTTCATCGATGATCTGTTAGCTGCCGACGCCATCTATCTCTGCAATTCGGTCAGGGGAATGCGCCGGGCGATATTCGATGGAACGCAACTTACGGGTAACGGTTGA
- a CDS encoding Ppx/GppA phosphatase family protein, whose amino-acid sequence MTSDALRVAAVDLGTNSFHMVIIEECREKGIVEIDRVKDMICIGRGSISTKMLDEKAMQSGIVALKNFLVLASQHGVAREHVIAFATSAIREAKNQDVFIRRVREETGLKVKVISGREEAEFIYYGVRNAVNLGSSCDLIFDIGGGSVEFVIADCHGVKLLESRKIGVARMFERFVQNDPISEHEIKLLEQFFAAELVSAAEKAVELGVKRGIASSGTAENIARMIHSLQGVESDVSLNNSVFTRREFNRLYRMVLPLRSAERRKMTGLDEKRVDLIVPGLILFDTIFRTFGLEEIVLSDSALREGMVLHYLRQQYDSGQNSGGLDIRRESVYELGFRCNWNRDHSRHVAMLCLQFFDQLLTLHGLDQRYRELLEYAALLHNIGTFVSISSHHKHSQYIIMNGDLRGFSPSEKEIIGHVARYHRKSPPSEKHAQYSQLKPRDRNAVDVLSGILRIANGLERGHRQNIRELRLACNPEMITIGLLSHHEPDIEIWAAELLKSWLETVLHRTIVFEPLHGA is encoded by the coding sequence ATGACATCGGATGCTCTTCGGGTGGCGGCTGTTGATCTCGGAACCAACTCCTTTCATATGGTTATCATTGAAGAGTGCCGTGAGAAAGGGATTGTGGAGATAGACAGGGTGAAAGATATGATCTGTATCGGCAGAGGGAGCATTTCGACAAAGATGCTCGACGAGAAAGCCATGCAATCGGGTATTGTCGCGTTAAAGAATTTTCTTGTCCTCGCTTCCCAGCACGGTGTCGCGAGGGAGCATGTCATTGCTTTCGCCACGAGTGCAATTCGTGAGGCAAAGAATCAGGATGTGTTTATCCGTCGCGTGAGAGAGGAAACCGGCCTGAAAGTGAAAGTCATCTCCGGAAGGGAGGAGGCCGAATTTATTTATTACGGCGTTCGGAATGCCGTAAACCTCGGGAGTTCGTGCGATCTGATTTTTGACATCGGGGGCGGTTCGGTTGAATTCGTCATTGCCGACTGTCATGGGGTTAAACTGCTTGAGAGCCGTAAAATCGGAGTGGCAAGGATGTTCGAGCGTTTTGTTCAGAACGATCCGATCTCGGAACATGAAATCAAGCTGCTCGAGCAGTTTTTTGCCGCCGAATTGGTCTCGGCTGCTGAAAAAGCCGTCGAACTGGGAGTCAAACGAGGGATCGCATCTTCAGGAACGGCAGAGAATATCGCCCGAATGATCCATTCTCTCCAGGGAGTTGAGAGTGACGTTTCGCTCAACAACAGCGTTTTTACCCGCAGGGAGTTCAACCGGCTTTATCGGATGGTGCTGCCGCTTCGTTCGGCCGAACGGAGGAAGATGACCGGCCTGGATGAAAAAAGGGTCGATCTGATTGTTCCTGGACTGATTCTTTTCGATACCATATTCAGGACTTTCGGTCTGGAAGAGATTGTGCTGTCGGATTCCGCGCTGAGGGAAGGGATGGTGCTGCACTACCTGAGGCAGCAATACGATTCGGGACAAAACAGCGGCGGTCTGGATATCAGAAGGGAGAGTGTTTATGAACTCGGGTTCCGGTGCAACTGGAACAGGGACCATTCGAGGCATGTTGCCATGCTCTGTCTTCAGTTTTTCGATCAGCTTCTCACTTTGCACGGTCTTGATCAACGGTATCGTGAATTGCTCGAATATGCAGCTCTCCTGCATAATATCGGTACGTTTGTTTCGATCTCTTCACATCACAAGCACAGTCAGTACATTATCATGAACGGTGATCTGCGGGGTTTTTCTCCCTCCGAAAAGGAGATTATCGGTCATGTTGCCCGGTATCACCGGAAATCGCCCCCTTCAGAAAAACATGCGCAGTACAGCCAGCTCAAACCGAGAGACCGGAACGCCGTTGATGTGCTTTCCGGAATTCTGCGGATCGCAAACGGGCTCGAGCGCGGTCACCGCCAGAATATACGGGAACTGCGGCTTGCCTGTAACCCGGAAATGATCACCATAGGCCTCCTGAGCCATCATGAGCCGGATATCGAGATATGGGCGGCCGAGCTTCTGAAGTCGTGGCTTGAAACCGTTCTGCACCGTACAATCGTGTTCGAGCCGCTTCATGGTGCGTAG
- a CDS encoding diacylglycerol/polyprenol kinase family protein, with protein sequence MEHSVSCRLRFPPDNDCFLIRRFRCILARKTDHNKIERHVTETPGSRTDNRNNRPDRLGIRHELARKAIHLSSITIPLIYCHITRDLALILLVPLFMGFLLVDLLKNVSEPVSTWYRRNFGAMLREHELSEKSRHLNGATCITLSALLLVVFFPKILAITAFSMVAVSDTVAALAGKTFGRHRFGHKSLEGSAAFFISALLIVSIIPGLNLPIGILMAVTATLTEAFDFRIGAFRIDDNISIPLISAGTGLICYSIFLPEQIASLSFCR encoded by the coding sequence ATGGAACACTCCGTTTCATGTCGCTTGAGGTTTCCGCCGGATAATGATTGTTTCCTCATCCGTCGTTTTCGGTGTATATTGGCCCGGAAAACCGATCATAACAAGATTGAACGGCACGTGACCGAAACACCTGGCAGCAGAACCGACAACCGAAACAACAGACCCGACCGACTCGGCATCCGGCATGAACTCGCCCGCAAGGCAATTCATCTTTCATCGATCACCATCCCCCTGATCTACTGCCATATCACCCGTGATCTCGCGCTCATACTCCTCGTTCCGCTTTTCATGGGGTTCCTGCTGGTGGATCTTCTGAAAAATGTTTCAGAACCGGTATCGACATGGTATCGCCGTAATTTCGGAGCCATGCTCAGGGAGCATGAACTATCGGAGAAAAGCCGCCATCTTAACGGGGCAACCTGCATAACCCTTTCAGCCCTGCTGCTGGTTGTGTTCTTTCCGAAAATTCTTGCCATCACGGCTTTTTCTATGGTTGCCGTTTCAGATACCGTTGCCGCACTTGCAGGAAAAACTTTCGGCAGGCACCGTTTCGGACATAAAAGTCTTGAAGGAAGTGCGGCTTTCTTTATTTCCGCGCTGCTTATTGTATCGATCATACCCGGCCTCAATCTGCCGATCGGGATACTCATGGCCGTAACGGCAACGCTGACGGAAGCGTTCGACTTCCGTATCGGAGCATTCAGGATTGACGACAATATCTCCATTCCCCTTATCAGTGCAGGCACCGGCCTGATCTGCTACAGCATCTTCCTTCCGGAGCAGATCGCCTCACTCTCTTTCTGCCGGTAA